From a single Lolium rigidum isolate FL_2022 chromosome 7, APGP_CSIRO_Lrig_0.1, whole genome shotgun sequence genomic region:
- the LOC124674062 gene encoding 60S ribosomal protein L15-2-like, protein MGAYKFVSELWRRKQSDVMRFVQRVRCWEYRQQPAIVRITRPTRPDRARRLGFKAKQGYVVYRIRVRRGGRKRPVPKGIVYGKPKHQGITQLKFQRNKRSVAEERAGRRLGGLRVLNSYWVNEDSTYKYFEVILVDVAHSAVRNDPRINWLCNPVHKHRELRGLTSAGKKFRGLRGKGTRHHKNRPSRRATWKKNQTVSLRRYR, encoded by the exons atGG GCGCGTACAAGTTCGTCTCGGAGCTATGGAGGAGGAAGCAGTCCGACGTGATGAGGTTCGTGCAGCGCGTGCGTTGCTGGGAGTACAGGCAGCAGCCGGCGATCGTCCGCATCACCAGGCCCACCCGCCCCGACAGGGCTCGCCGTCTCGGCTTCAAGGCCAAGCAG GGGTATGTGGTCTACCGTATCCGTGTCAGGCGTGGTGGCAGGAAGAGGCCAGTGCCCAAGGGTATCGTCTATGGTAAGCCCAAGCACCAGGGTATTACCCAGCTCAAGTTCCAGCGCAACAAGAGGTCTGTTGCTGAAGAAAGAGCTGGACGCAGGCTGGGGGGTCTTCGCGTCCTGAACTCCTACTGGGTGAACGAG GATTCCACCTACAAGTACTTTGAGGTCATCCTTGTTGACGTTGCACACAGCGCTGTCCGCAACGACCCAAGGATCAACTGGCTCTGCAACCCTGTGCACAAGCACCGTGAGCTGCGTGGTCTCACCTCTGCTGGCAAGAAGTTCCGTGGTCTGCGCGGAAAGGGTACCCGCCACCACAAGAACAGGCCCTCAAGGAGAGCCACCTGGAAGAAGAACCAGACCGTCTCCCTCCGCCGCTACCGTTAA